The following are from one region of the Peptococcaceae bacterium genome:
- the rpmG gene encoding 50S ribosomal protein L33: MRVTITLACTECKQRNYNTTKNKKTNPDRLEMKKYCKFCRTHTLHKETK; the protein is encoded by the coding sequence ATGAGAGTGACCATAACCCTGGCCTGTACAGAATGCAAGCAGCGCAACTATAACACGACCAAGAACAAGAAAACTAATCCCGACCGCCTGGAGATGAAAAAATACTGCAAATTCTGCCGGACGCATACGTTACAC